The following are encoded together in the Erwinia sp. E602 genome:
- the pqqC gene encoding pyrroloquinoline-quinone synthase PqqC: protein MTQPALMTPEQFEQALRARGAYYHIHHPYHIAMHNGEATREQIQGWVANRFYYQTNIPLKDAAIMANCPDALTRRKWVQRILDHDGHDDSDGGIEAWLRLGEAVGLERDVLLSERLVLPGVRFAVDAYVNFARRAVWQEAACSSLTELFAPEIHQSRLDSWPQHYGWIEEEGYGYFRGRLSQARRDVEHGLQLALEYCNTVEKQQRMLEILQFKLDILWTMLDAMTMAYSLNRAPYHTVTDQPVWHKGKLL from the coding sequence ATGACCCAACCCGCACTGATGACGCCTGAGCAGTTCGAGCAGGCGCTGCGCGCCCGCGGCGCGTACTACCATATTCATCACCCGTACCATATCGCCATGCATAACGGCGAGGCGACCCGTGAACAGATCCAGGGCTGGGTAGCGAACCGCTTTTACTACCAGACTAATATCCCGCTGAAAGACGCGGCGATCATGGCCAACTGCCCGGATGCGCTGACGCGCCGCAAGTGGGTGCAGCGCATCCTCGATCACGACGGCCATGACGACAGCGACGGCGGCATTGAAGCCTGGCTGCGGCTGGGCGAAGCAGTGGGGCTGGAGCGTGACGTACTGCTCTCCGAGCGGCTGGTGCTGCCCGGCGTGCGCTTTGCGGTGGATGCCTATGTCAACTTTGCCCGCCGTGCGGTGTGGCAGGAAGCGGCCTGCAGCTCGCTAACCGAGCTGTTTGCCCCGGAGATCCACCAGTCGCGCCTCGACAGCTGGCCGCAGCACTACGGCTGGATCGAAGAGGAGGGCTACGGCTACTTCCGCGGCCGCCTGAGCCAGGCGCGGCGCGACGTGGAGCACGGGCTGCAGCTGGCGCTGGAGTACTGCAATACGGTGGAAAAACAGCAGCGCATGCTGGAGATCCTGCAGTTCAAGCTGGACATCCTGTGGACCATGCTGGACGCGATGACCATGGCCTACTCCCTGAACCGTGCGCCTTATCATACCGTTACCGACCAGCCGGTCTGGCATAAAGGAAAACTGCTGTGA
- the pqqB gene encoding pyrroloquinoline quinone biosynthesis protein PqqB: MKIKVLGSAAGGGFPQWNCNCRNCQGVRDGSIPATPRTQSSIAVSDNGTDWVLCNASPDISQQIAANPELNRHGVLRGTAIGSIILTDSQIDHCTGLLNLREGCPHHVWCTPEVHGDLTSGFPIFTMLSHWNGGLIHHPIAPAEPFSVAVCPALQFTAIPILSNAPPYSPYRGRPLPGHNIALMIENRDSGAKLLYAPGLGEPDAALLALMASADCLLIDGTLWQDNELANTGVGRNTGRDMGHLALGEEQGLMGVLSQLPVKRKILIHINNTNPILDESSAERAALTRRGIEVSYDGMSIEL, translated from the coding sequence ATGAAAATCAAAGTACTCGGCTCTGCGGCCGGCGGTGGTTTCCCGCAGTGGAACTGCAACTGCCGTAACTGCCAGGGCGTGCGTGACGGCAGCATTCCCGCCACCCCGCGCACCCAGTCCTCGATCGCGGTCAGCGACAACGGCACCGACTGGGTGTTGTGTAACGCCTCGCCGGATATCAGCCAGCAGATTGCCGCCAACCCGGAGCTGAACCGGCACGGTGTGCTGCGCGGTACCGCAATTGGCTCGATTATTCTCACCGACAGCCAGATTGACCACTGCACCGGCCTGCTCAATCTGCGCGAAGGCTGCCCGCACCACGTCTGGTGCACGCCGGAAGTACACGGCGACCTGACCAGCGGCTTCCCGATCTTTACCATGCTGTCGCACTGGAACGGCGGGTTGATCCACCATCCGATCGCGCCGGCCGAGCCGTTTTCCGTCGCCGTTTGTCCGGCGCTGCAGTTCACCGCCATCCCGATCCTCAGCAACGCGCCGCCGTACTCGCCGTATCGCGGGCGTCCGCTGCCCGGCCACAATATTGCGCTGATGATCGAAAACCGCGACAGCGGCGCTAAGCTGTTATACGCCCCGGGGCTGGGCGAACCGGATGCCGCACTGCTCGCGCTGATGGCCAGCGCCGACTGCCTGCTGATCGACGGCACGCTGTGGCAGGATAACGAGCTGGCGAATACCGGCGTCGGCCGCAATACCGGCCGTGATATGGGCCACCTGGCGCTGGGCGAAGAGCAGGGGCTGATGGGCGTACTGAGCCAGCTGCCGGTGAAACGCAAAATTCTGATCCATATTAATAACACCAACCCTATCCTTGATGAGTCATCGGCCGAGCGCGCAGCGCTGACCCGCCGGGGCATTGAGGTCAGCTACGACGGCATGAGTATTGAACTATGA
- the pqqA gene encoding pyrroloquinoline quinone precursor peptide PqqA has translation MWTKPTFIDMRLGLEVTLYISNR, from the coding sequence ATGTGGACTAAACCAACCTTTATTGATATGCGTCTGGGCTTAGAAGTAACCCTGTATATCTCTAACCGTTAA
- a CDS encoding dipeptidase: protein MYAPQLTPVYDGHNDLLLQLWLKHPENPAQAFLSQRLSGHLDLARMRQGGFAGGLFAVFVPPSDYVAKFHGRDAAAEALTHDPLAITERQIAILLQIEAQSAGQAKICRSVGEIEQCIAQGVLAMVLHIEGAEALDADLSQLEGWVAAGLRSIGPFWNLPNCFGSGVNGSFPGSPDTGDGLTDAGKRLIRACNRHRLLIDLSHMNEKAFWQTAELSDAPLVATHSNVHALCPQPRNLTDAQLAAIAQSDGLVGLNFGTAFLRRDGQRGADMPLSVMVQHLDYLLEKLGEERVAFGSDFDGITVAEELGDVTGLPRLLAALRAAGYGETLIDRLTRGNWLRVLKKIWRQ, encoded by the coding sequence ATGTACGCCCCGCAACTTACGCCGGTGTATGACGGCCACAACGATCTGCTGCTGCAGCTGTGGCTTAAGCACCCGGAAAACCCCGCGCAGGCGTTTCTCAGCCAGCGCCTGAGCGGCCATCTCGATCTGGCCCGCATGCGTCAGGGCGGTTTTGCCGGTGGCCTGTTTGCGGTGTTTGTGCCGCCTTCTGATTACGTGGCGAAGTTCCACGGCCGCGATGCCGCCGCTGAAGCGCTCACTCACGATCCGCTGGCGATCACCGAACGGCAGATCGCCATCCTGCTGCAGATTGAAGCGCAGTCCGCCGGGCAGGCGAAAATCTGCCGCAGCGTCGGTGAAATTGAGCAGTGTATCGCGCAGGGCGTGCTGGCAATGGTGCTGCACATTGAAGGGGCAGAGGCGCTGGATGCCGATCTCAGCCAGCTGGAGGGCTGGGTGGCGGCCGGGCTGCGCAGCATCGGGCCGTTCTGGAACCTGCCCAACTGCTTTGGCAGCGGCGTTAACGGCAGCTTCCCCGGCTCGCCGGATACCGGCGATGGTCTGACGGATGCAGGGAAGCGACTGATCCGCGCCTGCAACCGGCACCGGCTGCTGATCGACCTGTCGCATATGAATGAGAAGGCCTTCTGGCAGACCGCCGAACTCAGCGATGCGCCGCTGGTGGCCACCCACTCCAACGTGCACGCGCTCTGCCCGCAGCCGCGCAACCTGACCGACGCACAGCTGGCGGCGATAGCGCAGAGCGACGGGCTGGTCGGGCTGAACTTCGGCACCGCCTTTCTGCGCCGCGACGGCCAGCGCGGCGCGGATATGCCGCTCAGCGTGATGGTGCAGCATCTCGATTACCTGCTGGAAAAGCTGGGCGAGGAGCGGGTGGCGTTCGGCTCCGACTTTGACGGCATTACCGTGGCGGAAGAGCTGGGCGATGTGACCGGCCTGCCGCGTCTGCTGGCGGCGCTGCGCGCGGCGGGTTACGGTGAAACGCTGATCGACAGGCTGACACGCGGCAACTGGCTGCGGGTGCTGAAAAAAATCTGGCGGCAATAA
- a CDS encoding Hok/Gef family protein, with protein MMAQKMLVFGVIALLIALLVLIEIPRGSLCELQISQGSLRIVARMACESAR; from the coding sequence ATGATGGCACAAAAGATGCTCGTTTTTGGGGTGATTGCACTCTTAATCGCACTGCTGGTGTTGATTGAGATCCCACGCGGTTCGTTGTGTGAACTGCAAATCAGCCAGGGCAGTTTACGGATTGTCGCCAGAATGGCCTGCGAGTCTGCAAGGTAA
- a CDS encoding LacI family DNA-binding transcriptional regulator — protein MRSHRISLQDIATLAGVTKMTVSRYLRTPERVSPETGAKIAEIIEEINYIPNRAPEMLLSSKSYTLGVLIPSFKNQIFADLLSGIEAATKEGRYQTLIANYNYDRQAEEEQIINLLSYSIDGILLSEKDHTVRAVKYLRAAKIPIVEVMDTEGGCLDMEVGFNNFSAGYDMTRTLLDRGRRRIVYFGSQDDRRDESRYRGYCQAMSERGGEARRVNPKAISSQKLGATMLASALARYPDLDAIFCTNDDLALGALLHCQRNRIDVPGRIAISGFHGLDISREMYPTLASVITPRYAIGYTAAELLLKRINDSEFSAGSVDLSYQIFMGETISGG, from the coding sequence ATGAGATCGCACCGCATATCGTTACAGGACATCGCCACGCTGGCGGGCGTAACCAAAATGACGGTGAGCCGCTATCTGCGCACGCCGGAGCGCGTCTCGCCGGAAACCGGCGCGAAAATCGCCGAAATCATTGAAGAGATCAACTACATCCCCAACCGCGCACCTGAGATGCTGCTCAGCTCTAAGAGCTATACGCTGGGCGTGCTGATCCCGTCGTTTAAAAACCAGATCTTTGCCGACCTGCTGAGCGGCATCGAAGCGGCGACCAAAGAGGGGCGGTACCAGACGCTGATCGCCAACTACAACTACGACAGGCAGGCGGAAGAGGAGCAGATCATCAACCTGCTCTCCTACAGCATTGACGGCATTCTGCTCAGCGAAAAAGATCACACGGTGCGCGCGGTGAAATACCTGCGCGCCGCGAAAATCCCCATCGTTGAGGTGATGGATACCGAGGGCGGCTGCCTGGATATGGAAGTCGGTTTTAACAACTTCAGCGCCGGCTACGATATGACGCGCACGCTGCTCGATCGCGGGCGGCGGCGTATCGTCTACTTTGGCTCGCAGGATGACCGCCGCGACGAGTCGCGCTACCGCGGCTACTGCCAGGCGATGAGCGAGCGCGGCGGCGAGGCGCGGCGGGTCAACCCTAAAGCGATCTCATCGCAGAAATTAGGCGCGACTATGCTGGCCAGCGCGCTGGCGCGTTACCCGGATCTGGACGCGATATTCTGCACCAATGACGATCTGGCGCTGGGGGCGCTGCTGCACTGCCAGCGCAACCGCATTGACGTGCCGGGGCGCATTGCGATTAGCGGCTTCCACGGGCTGGATATCAGCCGCGAAATGTACCCGACCCTCGCCAGCGTGATCACCCCGCGCTACGCCATTGGCTACACCGCCGCCGAGCTGCTGCTGAAAAGAATTAACGACAGCGAGTTCAGCGCCGGATCGGTGGATCTCAGCTATCAGATCTTTATGGGGGAGACGATTTCGGGCGGCTGA
- a CDS encoding gluconate:H+ symporter: MPITIIAIGVILLLVLMIVFKVNGFIALIFVSAVVGVAEGMTPLQVVASIQKGVGGTLGSLAMILGFGAMLGKLVSDTGAAQRVATTLIDAFGKKRVQWALMVTGLIVGLAMFYEIGFVLLLPLVFTVVAASGMPLLYVGVPMVAALSVTHCFLPPHPGPTAIATIFGANLGTTLLYGMIITIPTVIVAGPIFSKFLKNFEKSPPEGLYNPKIFKDHEMPGFWTSIFAAVIPVILMAVAAVFELTTPKENVLRQFFEFVGNPAVALFISVVIAVFTLGLRNGRKMEEVMEMCGSSIASIAMIVFIIAGGGAFKQVLVDSGVGDYIANMMKGSSLSPLLMCWTVAAMLRIALGSATVAAITTAGIVTPIIAITHADPALMVLAVGSGSVIASHVNDPGFWLFKGYFNLSVVETLKTWTVMETLISFLGLAGVLILNAIIH; encoded by the coding sequence ATGCCCATTACAATAATAGCGATTGGGGTAATCCTGCTGCTGGTGCTGATGATCGTCTTCAAGGTCAACGGCTTTATCGCGCTGATTTTTGTCTCTGCCGTGGTCGGCGTCGCCGAAGGGATGACGCCGCTGCAGGTGGTGGCCTCGATTCAGAAGGGGGTTGGCGGCACGCTCGGCAGCCTGGCGATGATCCTCGGCTTCGGTGCCATGCTCGGTAAGCTGGTTTCCGACACCGGTGCCGCGCAGCGCGTGGCCACTACGCTGATTGACGCCTTCGGTAAAAAGCGCGTGCAGTGGGCGCTGATGGTTACCGGCCTGATCGTCGGCCTGGCGATGTTCTATGAAATCGGCTTTGTGCTGCTGCTGCCGCTGGTGTTTACCGTGGTCGCTGCTTCCGGTATGCCGCTGCTCTACGTCGGCGTGCCGATGGTGGCCGCGCTGTCGGTCACCCACTGCTTCCTGCCGCCGCACCCGGGCCCGACCGCGATTGCCACCATCTTTGGTGCCAACCTCGGCACCACCCTGCTGTACGGTATGATCATCACCATCCCGACGGTGATCGTCGCCGGCCCGATCTTCTCTAAATTCCTGAAGAACTTTGAGAAGTCACCGCCGGAAGGGCTGTATAACCCGAAAATCTTTAAAGACCACGAAATGCCGGGCTTCTGGACCAGCATCTTCGCCGCGGTCATCCCGGTGATCCTGATGGCGGTGGCGGCGGTATTTGAGCTGACCACGCCGAAAGAGAACGTGCTGCGTCAGTTCTTTGAGTTCGTCGGGAACCCGGCGGTGGCGCTGTTTATCTCGGTAGTGATCGCGGTGTTCACCCTCGGCCTGCGTAACGGCCGTAAGATGGAAGAGGTGATGGAGATGTGCGGTTCGTCGATCGCCTCCATCGCCATGATTGTGTTTATCATCGCCGGCGGCGGTGCCTTTAAGCAGGTGCTGGTGGACAGCGGCGTGGGCGACTACATCGCTAACATGATGAAGGGCTCATCGCTCTCTCCGCTGCTGATGTGCTGGACGGTGGCGGCGATGCTGCGTATCGCGCTGGGCTCGGCCACCGTTGCGGCAATCACCACCGCCGGTATCGTCACGCCAATTATCGCCATCACCCACGCCGACCCGGCGCTGATGGTGCTGGCGGTGGGCTCCGGCAGCGTGATCGCCTCTCACGTTAACGATCCGGGCTTCTGGCTGTTTAAGGGCTACTTCAACCTGAGCGTGGTGGAAACCCTGAAAACCTGGACGGTGATGGAAACGCTGATCTCGTTCCTCGGCCTGGCAGGCGTATTGATTCTGAACGCCATTATTCATTAA
- the idnO gene encoding gluconate 5-dehydrogenase produces the protein MTTLFSLANKRVLITGSGRGIGFLMAKGLAEAGAEVIINATTQQGADKAAAALREQGFKAHAVAFDVTKSAEVNAAVERIEHEVGPIDVLVNNAGIQRRRPFLEFPEQDWNDVIAVNQTAVFLVSQAVARQMVTRKQGKIINIGSMQSELGRDTITPYAASKGAVTMLTRGMCVELARHNIQVNGIAPGYFKTEMTQALADDEAFTSWLCKRTPAARWGNPEELIGAAVFLASKASDFVNGHLLFVDGGMRVAV, from the coding sequence ATGACCACGCTTTTTTCACTTGCTAACAAACGTGTGCTGATCACCGGCTCCGGCCGTGGCATCGGCTTTCTGATGGCGAAAGGGCTGGCGGAAGCCGGTGCGGAAGTGATCATCAACGCCACCACCCAGCAGGGCGCTGATAAAGCGGCTGCGGCGCTGCGCGAACAGGGTTTTAAGGCGCATGCGGTGGCGTTTGACGTCACCAAATCTGCCGAAGTGAACGCCGCCGTTGAGCGCATTGAGCACGAAGTCGGGCCGATCGACGTGCTGGTGAATAACGCCGGTATCCAGCGCCGCCGTCCGTTCCTTGAATTCCCGGAGCAGGACTGGAACGACGTGATTGCCGTAAACCAGACCGCCGTATTCCTGGTTTCCCAGGCCGTTGCCCGCCAGATGGTCACCCGTAAGCAGGGCAAAATCATCAATATCGGCTCAATGCAGAGCGAGCTGGGGCGTGACACCATTACGCCTTACGCGGCCTCAAAAGGCGCGGTCACCATGCTGACGCGCGGCATGTGCGTGGAGCTGGCGCGCCACAATATTCAGGTTAACGGCATCGCGCCAGGTTACTTCAAAACCGAGATGACCCAGGCGCTGGCGGATGACGAAGCCTTCACCAGCTGGCTGTGCAAGCGCACCCCGGCGGCCCGCTGGGGCAACCCGGAAGAGCTGATCGGCGCGGCGGTGTTCCTCGCCTCGAAAGCCTCTGACTTCGTTAACGGCCACCTGCTGTTCGTTGACGGCGGCATGCGCGTCGCGGTCTGA
- the idnD gene encoding L-idonate 5-dehydrogenase, with translation MSTTTQSCLINGKEQVEVKSQPVDYQGEGTLVRITRGGICGSDLHYYQHGKVGNFAVKMPMILGHEVIGHVVKSDNPALKENQKVAVNPSKPCGHCKYCEAQEENQCTTMRFFGSAMYFPHVDGGFTQYKVVDSAQCIPFANDADDKVMVFAEPLAVCIHAANQGGDLQGKKVFISGVGPIGCLIAAAAKAKGAAEVVCADVSERSLAMATAMGATKTIHAAEGDFTPYLAEKGYFDVSFEASGHPSSLTRCLEVTRAKGTLVQVGMGGDVPGFPIMMLIAKEIKLVGSFRFTTEFNTAVEWLGNGTVNPLPLFSGEYDFNDIDAALLFAGDKQKAAKVQLTF, from the coding sequence ATGAGCACAACCACGCAGTCCTGTCTGATCAACGGCAAAGAGCAGGTTGAGGTAAAAAGCCAGCCGGTTGACTATCAGGGCGAGGGCACGCTGGTGCGCATTACGCGTGGCGGCATCTGCGGTTCCGATCTGCACTATTACCAGCACGGAAAAGTCGGCAACTTTGCGGTAAAGATGCCGATGATCCTCGGCCATGAGGTGATTGGCCACGTGGTGAAAAGTGACAACCCGGCGCTGAAAGAGAACCAGAAAGTGGCGGTTAACCCGTCGAAACCCTGCGGCCACTGCAAATACTGCGAAGCGCAGGAAGAGAATCAGTGCACCACCATGCGTTTCTTCGGCAGCGCGATGTACTTCCCGCACGTGGACGGCGGCTTCACCCAGTACAAAGTGGTCGACAGCGCGCAGTGTATCCCGTTTGCCAACGATGCCGATGACAAAGTGATGGTGTTTGCCGAACCGCTGGCGGTATGCATTCATGCGGCGAACCAGGGCGGCGATCTGCAGGGTAAAAAAGTATTTATCTCCGGCGTTGGCCCGATCGGCTGCCTGATCGCCGCGGCGGCGAAGGCCAAAGGCGCGGCGGAAGTGGTCTGCGCGGACGTCAGCGAGCGTTCGCTGGCGATGGCCACCGCGATGGGCGCAACCAAAACTATCCACGCTGCCGAAGGTGATTTCACGCCGTACCTGGCGGAGAAGGGTTACTTCGACGTGTCGTTTGAGGCCTCCGGCCATCCGTCCTCGCTGACCCGCTGCCTGGAAGTAACCCGTGCCAAAGGCACGCTGGTGCAGGTGGGGATGGGCGGCGACGTGCCGGGCTTCCCGATCATGATGCTGATCGCCAAAGAGATTAAACTGGTCGGCTCATTCCGCTTTACCACCGAGTTCAATACCGCGGTGGAGTGGCTGGGTAACGGCACCGTTAATCCGCTGCCGCTGTTCAGCGGTGAATACGATTTTAACGACATTGACGCTGCGCTGCTGTTTGCCGGTGATAAACAAAAAGCCGCCAAAGTGCAGCTGACTTTTTAA
- a CDS encoding NADPH-dependent 2,4-dienoyl-CoA reductase: MSDSLFSPLDLGFTRLKNRFLMGSMHTGLEEHPAGAKRLAAFYAERARAGVALIVTGGIAPSPEGATRSGGAVLNDESQLAHHRPVTEAVHQAGGKIALQILHAGRYSFQPELVAPSAIQAPINPFTPRELSHDEIVALIASYARCARLAQQAGYDGVEIMASEGYLINQFLVVHTNQRCDAWGGDDARRRRFALEILTAIRAAVGEEFIIIFRLSMLDLVEQGSSLEQVVTLAKAVEQAGATLINTGIGWHEARIPTIATSVPRAAFTWVTKTLKQHVSIPLITTNRINHPAVAQAVLDDGCADMVSMARPFLADAEFVLKAQQGRSDEINTCIGCNQACLDQIFVGKITSCLVNPRACHETDMPVAPAARPKTLAVVGAGPAGLAFAVNAAARGHRVTLFDARPEIGGQFNIARQIPGKEEFSETLRYYRRQLELHNVALRLSTQATAADLAGFDEVVLATGIVPRTPDIPGIGHPSVLSYLQVIRDKAAVGQRVAIIGAGGIGFDVAEYLVQPAADAPQSVEAFCAEWGIDRSLQQPGGLARPVHPHPARQLWLLQRKAGKPGAGLGKTTGWIHRASLQKHGVQMWGGVEYQRIDDDGLHILRDGVAEVLAVDNVIVCAGQEPNRALAAALQAQGSRCHIIGGADVAQELDARRAIAQGTELALGI, encoded by the coding sequence ATGAGCGACTCCCTGTTCTCCCCGCTGGATCTGGGTTTTACCCGGCTGAAAAACCGTTTTCTGATGGGCTCAATGCACACCGGGCTGGAAGAGCACCCCGCCGGAGCCAAGCGACTGGCGGCCTTCTACGCCGAACGCGCCCGCGCAGGCGTGGCGCTGATCGTCACCGGCGGCATTGCCCCCTCGCCGGAAGGCGCTACCCGCAGCGGCGGCGCGGTGTTAAACGATGAGTCACAGCTGGCACACCACCGCCCGGTGACTGAAGCGGTGCATCAGGCTGGCGGAAAAATCGCCCTGCAGATCCTGCACGCCGGGCGCTACAGCTTCCAGCCTGAGCTGGTGGCCCCTTCAGCCATTCAGGCACCGATCAACCCGTTTACCCCGCGGGAGCTGAGCCACGACGAGATTGTTGCGCTGATCGCCAGCTACGCGCGCTGCGCCAGGCTGGCACAGCAGGCCGGTTACGACGGCGTGGAAATTATGGCCTCAGAAGGCTATCTGATTAATCAGTTCCTGGTGGTGCACACCAACCAACGCTGCGATGCGTGGGGCGGTGACGACGCACGCCGCCGCCGCTTCGCGCTGGAAATCCTCACCGCCATCCGCGCCGCGGTCGGGGAAGAGTTTATTATTATCTTCCGCCTGTCGATGCTCGATCTGGTGGAACAGGGCAGCAGCCTTGAGCAGGTCGTGACGCTGGCAAAAGCGGTGGAACAGGCGGGTGCCACGCTGATCAATACCGGTATAGGCTGGCACGAGGCGCGGATCCCCACCATCGCCACCTCGGTGCCGCGCGCGGCGTTTACCTGGGTCACCAAAACCCTGAAACAGCACGTCAGCATCCCGCTGATTACCACCAACCGCATTAACCACCCGGCGGTGGCGCAGGCGGTGCTGGATGACGGCTGCGCGGATATGGTGTCGATGGCGCGGCCGTTCCTGGCCGATGCGGAGTTTGTGCTGAAGGCACAGCAGGGGCGCAGCGATGAGATCAACACCTGCATTGGCTGTAACCAGGCCTGCCTCGATCAGATTTTTGTCGGTAAGATCACCTCCTGCCTGGTCAACCCGCGCGCCTGCCATGAAACCGACATGCCGGTTGCGCCGGCGGCACGCCCAAAAACGCTGGCGGTGGTGGGGGCCGGGCCGGCCGGGCTGGCGTTTGCCGTAAACGCCGCCGCGCGCGGCCACCGGGTAACGCTGTTTGACGCCCGGCCGGAGATCGGCGGGCAGTTCAATATTGCCAGGCAGATCCCGGGCAAAGAGGAGTTCAGCGAAACGCTGCGCTACTACCGCCGCCAGCTGGAACTGCATAACGTGGCGCTGCGGCTGAGTACGCAGGCAACGGCGGCCGATCTGGCCGGGTTTGATGAGGTGGTGCTGGCAACCGGCATCGTGCCGCGTACCCCCGATATCCCGGGCATCGGGCACCCTTCCGTTCTGAGCTATCTGCAGGTGATCCGCGATAAGGCCGCGGTCGGCCAGCGCGTGGCAATTATCGGCGCGGGCGGCATCGGCTTTGACGTCGCAGAGTATCTGGTACAGCCCGCTGCGGACGCACCGCAGAGCGTGGAGGCCTTCTGCGCCGAATGGGGTATCGATCGTAGCCTGCAGCAGCCGGGTGGGCTGGCGCGCCCGGTACATCCGCACCCGGCGCGCCAGCTGTGGCTGCTGCAGCGTAAGGCGGGCAAACCGGGCGCGGGGCTGGGTAAAACCACCGGCTGGATCCACCGCGCCAGCCTGCAGAAGCACGGCGTGCAGATGTGGGGCGGCGTGGAATACCAGCGTATTGACGACGACGGGCTGCATATCCTGCGCGACGGCGTTGCGGAGGTGCTGGCGGTGGATAACGTGATTGTCTGCGCCGGGCAGGAGCCAAACCGCGCGCTGGCGGCGGCGCTGCAGGCGCAGGGTTCACGCTGCCATATCATCGGCGGAGCCGACGTGGCGCAGGAGCTGGATGCACGGCGGGCGATTGCGCAGGGTACTGAGCTGGCGCTGGGCATTTAG
- a CDS encoding DUF1440 domain-containing protein has protein sequence MSNTLFSRTKKNDRHFIPALIAGFFGGNIASFVKWGTENPLPPRTPGRAIPPAEMLDDLGFNSGGMIYRWSEHMVNWGVAGVHHLFSIFFAMLYCWLVEIFPAVKLWQGVAFALLVTVGFHGVMLPLFGWAPPLWQLPADELISETLGHILWMWTIEVFRRDLRRRMVG, from the coding sequence ATGAGTAACACGCTGTTCAGCCGCACGAAAAAAAACGACCGCCACTTTATCCCTGCCTTAATCGCCGGTTTTTTCGGCGGCAACATCGCCAGCTTTGTCAAGTGGGGCACGGAAAACCCGCTGCCTCCGCGTACCCCCGGCCGGGCAATTCCACCGGCGGAAATGCTGGACGATCTGGGTTTTAACAGCGGCGGAATGATTTATCGCTGGTCTGAACATATGGTGAACTGGGGCGTGGCCGGGGTGCACCATCTGTTCTCAATCTTCTTCGCCATGCTCTACTGCTGGCTGGTGGAGATCTTTCCGGCGGTGAAGCTTTGGCAGGGGGTGGCTTTTGCGCTGCTGGTGACCGTGGGTTTTCACGGCGTAATGCTGCCGCTGTTCGGCTGGGCGCCGCCGCTGTGGCAGCTGCCCGCCGATGAGCTCATCTCGGAAACCCTCGGGCATATTCTGTGGATGTGGACGATTGAGGTGTTCCGCCGCGATCTGCGCCGGCGGATGGTTGGATAA
- a CDS encoding GNAT family N-acetyltransferase, with product MKSIHAWNYQNYNITTDSEQFDIEAIHSYLTRSTWAGGIDIDTVRKSICNSLCFGLFDGNEQIGFARVVTDSTTFGYLCDVYVLEEWQKMKLGRWLMECCMSHPVMTHLRRIMLVTSTAPWLYEKMGYDPVNRDNFVWQIVRPNVYRQPK from the coding sequence ATGAAAAGTATTCATGCTTGGAATTACCAAAATTATAATATCACTACAGACTCTGAACAGTTTGATATCGAGGCTATTCATAGCTACTTAACCCGCTCAACCTGGGCTGGAGGAATTGATATTGACACAGTAAGGAAAAGTATATGCAATAGCCTTTGTTTTGGGCTCTTTGATGGTAACGAGCAAATTGGTTTCGCTCGTGTAGTTACCGATAGCACTACATTTGGCTATCTTTGTGATGTTTATGTTTTGGAAGAGTGGCAAAAAATGAAATTAGGACGTTGGCTTATGGAATGTTGCATGTCTCACCCTGTTATGACACACCTACGAAGAATTATGTTAGTCACATCGACAGCTCCGTGGCTATACGAAAAAATGGGATACGACCCAGTAAATCGTGATAATTTTGTATGGCAAATTGTCAGGCCTAACGTTTACCGACAACCTAAATAG